In the genome of Stigmatopora nigra isolate UIUO_SnigA chromosome 7, RoL_Snig_1.1, whole genome shotgun sequence, the window ctcacAAGAATACTACAAGCAAACATCCAatttccacacaagtggactgacctggatttgaaccctcgacccccaAACTGCGAGACTgccatgctaaccactcaccaccGGACCACCTATATTTAAGAAAGAGTAAAAACAAGCGAAACATGAAACAAGGCAAAGAACcacaataaacacacaaaaaaacaaagacccaCCATCATGAACCATATGTGGCTCGAGAGCTCGCTGAAAATTTGCAAACAATGAAGACTGACCTGGACTGCCTCCTATatttaaaacagaataaaaacaaaagaaacatgaaacaaGGAAGAACTACTGtatacactaaaaaaaacaaccaagaacCACCACCGGGAGCCACATGCAGCTCGAGAACTTGTtaaaaatatgcacaaaaatgacaaatataacACTCACCATGTTGAGCGAGGGCATCACTCATCAACATCTTTCACCATCAGAACCCAtagtatacacaaaaaaaagcaaagagccACCATCGGAAAGCCGAATGCGACTCGAGAGCAcgttgaaaatatgcaaaaaaatgacaaaaataccactcaccatgtttttcttcaattttctaACCTTACATCACCCATCAACATCTCTCACCATCAGAACCCACAGTATACACAAAAAGCCACCATCGGGAAGCCgaatgcggctcgagagctcattgaaaatatgcaaaaaatgacaaaaataccaCTCACCATGTTTTCTTCAATTTCTTAACCTTACATCACTCATCAACACCTCTCACCATCAGAACCCATAGTATACACAACAAAAAGCAAAGAGCCTCCATCATGAACCGAATGCAACTCGAGAGCAcgttgaaaatatgcaaaaaaatgtacaaaaataccaCTCACCATGTTTCTCTTCAATTTCCCATCAACATCTTTCACCATCAGAACCCATAGTATACACAACAAAAAGCAAAGAGCCTCCATCATGAACCGAATGCAGCTCGAGAGCtcgttgaaaatatttttaaaaaagacaattccactcaccatgtttttcttcaatttccCAGCCTTCCATCACTCATCAGCAACTCTCACCATCAAAACCCTcactatacacaaaaaaaagcacagagcCACCATCATGAACCGAATGCAACTCGAGAGCAcgttgaaaatatgcaaaaaaatgtacaaaaataccaCTCACCATGTTTCTCTTCAATTTCCCATCAACATCTTTCACCATCAGAACCCACAGTATACACAAAAATAGCAAAGAGCCACCATCGGGGAACCgaatgcggctcgagagctcgttgaaaatatttttttaaaaactgacaaATACCACTCACcatgtttttcttcaatttccCAACCTTACATCACCCATCAACATCTCTCACCATCAGAACCCCACCTTGTGGGGGGCGTGGCTTCAGACTCAAACCCCCCTCAAGTAAAGATAAGGAAGAACTCATCCACCCTCTGACGACCAATCGGGGCCTTTCCGCCTTCATCTCTCCATGTGGCCATGGAACGGAACGGCACCAGCACCACCACGCTAGTCCTCAGCGGCTTTGTAGACGTGGAGAAATACCGCTACCTCTACTTCTGGTTGTGGGTTCTCTTCTACTTCCTGATTGTATCGTCCAATTGCGTCATCATCTACATAGTCAAGATCAACCCCAGCCTTCACGAACCCATGTACGTCTTCATCGCGGCGTTGTCCCTCAACTCCATTTTACTCAGCACCACCGTCTATCCCAAACTCATGGTGGACGTCCTTTCCCACCGACAGGTCGCCACCTATTCGGGTTGTCTATTACAGGTTTTCGTTTTCTACAGTTTGGCAGCCGCCGATTTAATGCTTTTGTCAACCATGGCGTACGATCGCTACGTTTCTATCTGCAGACCACTCCGTTACGCCACCCTGATGGGGAAAACCAGGGTTTGCGTCTTCTTAATCCTCGCATGGGTCCTCCCAGCTTGTCATGTTTCCGTGTCTATCATTATTCAATCAAAACAGAAATTATGTGGCTTGGTTTTGGAAGGGATTTTTTGTAATACCACCATTGTTAAAGTTCATTGTTCGAATCCCATGTCATTGTTTGTGTGGGGGTTTGTTGTTATTGCAAATATGGCGGTTTTTCCGatggtttttattatttttacgtATGTGAGGATTTTTCGAGTGGCGTTTCGGAGTCGCGGAGAAATTCGAGCTAAAGCTGTCGATACGACTTTGCCGCATTTGATGGTTTTGGTCATGTTTACTGTTTTTATCGTTTTTGATGTTATGATAGGCTTGTTGGGGATTAATTTGACTAAAATTTTACGTCTGTTTTTGAGTATGCAGATTTTAGTGTATAATCCGTTGTTTAATCCGATCATTTATGGGttgaaaatgaaggaaatatGGAAACGGATTAAAAGATTGGCACTTTTCAGCAAAAATTAGAagggttttggttggttttaatggatgtttaatgaaataaatgtcattcaatACCTATTGTCGGCTCTTTGTGTACTTTGAGAGTTCTTTTTACTTCATCCAGGATGTAATTTGATATCGGATAATCCGATTTAATGACAAACTCGCACatgtgaatgcatttttttggataatttATGTAGATGTTCAAAAATAAGTGTATTAGACAATTATTTGTATCATTAAATTGGTGTTATTATATTTCAATCTGTTGTTTTTGGAGATaatttatgtgaccacttattcatattttatactatttttttaggcatttaaccatttgtttttattgttattatgtcGGATACTGTTTTTTAATgacttatttgttcatttttattccttatttgttgttattattcattttttggtttattgttcTTATCTGTGCACTGACATACctatttgtaatatatttttaatcatttatctgtttgttgttatttgtatttattatctGGACTACTgatttatttatgacttatttcttgttttgtttttttattatttgttgttattattcattttttgtctattgttgttatttgtgtacttcccTACTttactactttatttttttaatcatttatctgtttgtttgttgttgttattcctacttattatgttggatactgatttatttattacttatttgttgtttatttaatatttgttgtcattattcattatttttggttatttGTGCCCTTACgtaattatgttgactacttattttattttatttttgtaatcatttatgttgacatttcctgatttttttatttgttgtcattattgatttttttgtctattatttttacttgtgcacttccctacttatttatgttgactacttatttgatttgattttttaataaattatctgtttgtttttttgttatattacttatttaattaaaacttatttcttgattattttttatttgttgtcattattcattgatgactttttgtttgtttttatttatgtttttgactacttatttattcactataaatatttttaaataatttatgtttgtttgtttgttattgtcattCCTACTTATTAAGTTGACTACTCATTTATTtaatctttttgttgttgtcatcattcattttttaattttttggtttattgttgttatttgtccaCTTTACtacttattaatatttatttacaacCAATTTCTTGATCATTTAggaggaaaggggagtggcttgagtttgagcatgaattttcatatttttatgaatttacaaaaacaattattaaacaaaaaagatgtcTTAAAgacgcgatatttgagggattactgtaccctTCATTTGTGTTACGTCCAGTCCAAAGTTCAGCCAATCATAGCTTCCTCCACACTTGAGTACAagttctcctcctcttcctcatcatgATCAACTGGTGTCCTATCATCCGATTTTTGCTCTCCGTCTTTTCCGCCCGGCAACATGTCGCCATCTTCCTTTGTTTTGATCTCGGCGTATTCGGTGGCCCGACGATCGGTCACCGTCTCCCTTTTGTCGTTTCTCCTCAAGGCGGAGAAGTTGATGTCGGCGTATTCTACTTCGCCGCCATTTTCCAGGCCGTGTTCCCGACGAGAAAGGGCGTCAGCTTCAAAATGGACGCCGGATGGACTCGAACTCTGAACCCGTCGGACCTCTGGTGCGTCCACGACCTCCATTTCCAAAGTCCCAGAGGTTTTTTTTGAGTTTCTAAGcagaaaaatgagcaaaactTATGTCAGtatatcaaaaaataataataagtaggAATAGAAAATGTAGGCGGAGCACCTGCAGCAATTCCGGAATAACTGACACAAGATGGCGGACAGCAAAGCTCCGCCCAAAAAAGCGATGAAGACTTCCGGAGTCAAACTGGTAAGGAAACTTTTCTTGGCTTGGTCTAgtaaagaaaatatacattttttaatgaatatagaGGGAAATTTCTAATTCAGAATAATTAATTAAGAATAATTTGGAGTTTCATTCATTGTTACTGCGCCATAACATAatgaaaaatggtggaaatCGATTTAAAATAGGaagaaaataccatattttaagCAGAAAAAGTTATTGTACAACTAGTAATACAAAATAAGTTAagtttacaataaaatatttgatgTAATCTTCGAAATATTATTAGAAAACAAAGGTTGTTCTGTCCCAACATGGCCTCCACTTACACACACTGAAACAAATGAAGCAGAGGCATAGAAAAACAGAAATCTATAGTATGTGACCCAGAAATGACCTAAAATAAACCAGAAACTGATCCAAAATGGCTACAAAGTGACCCagaatgccccaaaatgaacaggaagtgatgtcAGACTAACCAGGAAGTGACTCAAATGCCATACAGTCAAtttgaatgtttaa includes:
- the LOC144199655 gene encoding olfactory receptor 6N2-like, producing the protein MERNGTSTTTLVLSGFVDVEKYRYLYFWLWVLFYFLIVSSNCVIIYIVKINPSLHEPMYVFIAALSLNSILLSTTVYPKLMVDVLSHRQVATYSGCLLQVFVFYSLAAADLMLLSTMAYDRYVSICRPLRYATLMGKTRVCVFLILAWVLPACHVSVSIIIQSKQKLCGLVLEGIFCNTTIVKVHCSNPMSLFVWGFVVIANMAVFPMVFIIFTYVRIFRVAFRSRGEIRAKAVDTTLPHLMVLVMFTVFIVFDVMIGLLGINLTKILRLFLSMQILVYNPLFNPIIYGLKMKEIWKRIKRLALFSKN